The following are encoded together in the Vigna angularis cultivar LongXiaoDou No.4 chromosome 9, ASM1680809v1, whole genome shotgun sequence genome:
- the LOC108346297 gene encoding probable protein S-acyltransferase 16, whose protein sequence is MAADKGKPFNFSLPVSVVVLAIAYIYVSTVFVFIDRWLGLFSSPGIMNATVFTALSAVCGITYRAAITTDPGRVPATYIPDVEDAESPIHEIKRKGGDLRYCQKCSHYKPPRAHHCRVCKRCVLRMDHHCFWINNCVGHANYKVFFNFVLYSVVSCIYSLVLLVGSLAYDGIQDEEKIGKSSFRTVYVVSGLLLVPLSITLCMLFGWHIYLVLHNKTTIEYHEGVRALWLAEKGGSIYKHPYDLGPYENLTSVLGPNILRWLWPSANHIGSGLRFNTIYDLPKGSTSK, encoded by the exons ATGGCCGCCGACAAAGGGAAGCCCTTCAACTTCTCGCTCCCTGTGAGCGTCGTCGTTTTGGCCATCGCATACATTTACGTCTCCACCGTCTTCGTCTTCATCGACCGCTGGCTCGGCCTCTTCTCCTCCCCGGGGATCATGAACGCCACGGTCTTCACCGCGCTCTCCGCCGTCTGCGGCATCACCTACCGCGCCGCCATCACTACGGATCCGGGTCGCGTCCCCGCCACTTACATCCCCGACGTCGAAGACGCCGAGAGCCCCATCCATGAAATCAAACGCAAG GGCGGAGATTTGCGATATTGCCAAAAGTGTTCTCACTATAAGCCTCCTCGTGCACATCATTGCCGTGTTTGTAAAAGATGTGTTCTACGAATG GATCATCACTGCTTTTGGATAAATAACTGTGTGGGTCATGCAAACTATAAAGTCTTCTTCAATTTTGTCTTGTACTCTGTAGTTTCCTGCATCTACTCCCTG GTCTTACTAGTGGGTAGTCTAGCTTATGATGGCAtacaagatgaagaaaaaattggaaaaagcTCTTTCCGTACTGTATAT GTTGTTTCTGGGCTCTTGCTGGTCCCTTTATCCATAACATTATGTATGCTTTTTGGGTGGCATATCTATCTTGTCCTACATAACAAGACCACAATAGAG TATCATGAAGGAGTGAGGGCTTTATGGCTTGCAGAGAAAGGTGGGAGTATCTACAAACATCCATACGACCTTGGCCCATATGAGAATTTGACTTCT GTTTTGGGACCGAATATCCTTAGGTGGCTGTGGCCTTCTGCAAACCATATAGGCTCTGGACTTAGGTTCAACACCATCTATGATCTCCCAAAAGGTTCAACATCCAAATGA